One region of Permianibacter fluminis genomic DNA includes:
- a CDS encoding TonB-dependent receptor domain-containing protein produces MKMSRLSTALLAACGASLLPTLAFAADETQEQAERVEITGSRIKRTDTEGAAPVMTLTRETLEKAGVTSIGEVLQQLTTGGKALNGKFNSSGNFGYPPDNGGIGAGSAQVDLRHLGSKRVLVLVDGQRWVNESSGSGVAGAVDLNTIPMAIVERIEVLEDGASSIYGSDAIAGVVNVITRKDFDGLDIQTYYGQYDKGDGETEKAEITIGGGNDKFHAVFSASYNNQKEISSGDRAISRTTYGADSSRGYQGYFNFCDPNIADPDQLGSCAGDYFALGLDRGTGNISWDPNDPFGGSYHDFGSEGYDFFNYAPYNLLLTPNKRKSIFTSLTYELSSTTQWYMKALYNTRESANQAAPEPISLGVNGDGLSSQIVISALNPYNPFGIDLVPGVNFNDLRRRPLEGGPRVFEQHVDTFYFNTGFKGSFGDYDWDLNYIASSNRAEQDFFNSFNLRKIQIALGDPDVCLATTGCVPLNLFGGMGANGQGTITRDMLNWIQMDTKDSSEQTLHAVSANLSGNLFEMPAGAVGFAAGFEYRKTGGTFNPDQVRATGESNDSIAIYTSGSYDVKEVYAELRIPITENLELNPAIRRSDYSTFGSTTNGKISAKWNVMDDLLIRASYSEGFRAPFIGEMFGTGQFGATVTDPCDGAVDGSDGFNSNALEIACVADGVPDGFTQIDPQITTTTGGNPDLEPEESKSTTAGAVYSPNWARDLSWANRIDFELTYYKHEIDGAVQGQDPQNIVDRCINDGVSAYCANYTRNITGQISNISALAANVGSVETSGYDFRIVWALNTGIGDFKVNWATTYVDDYTELDENGSPIPRQVGIEVSDSAIPEIQSNVQTDWTMGDMNIGWTIRYIDSVKEVCDSSTPEQVGCVNNSNTLDATMYNDLQFGLADLFAVKGLRLNVGINNVLDEDAPTCYSCTLNGYDAGTYDLPGRFFYVQLAYRE; encoded by the coding sequence ATGAAAATGTCCAGGCTGTCCACCGCCCTGCTCGCCGCGTGCGGCGCATCATTACTCCCCACCCTGGCCTTCGCGGCCGACGAAACCCAAGAACAAGCTGAACGCGTTGAAATTACCGGTTCGCGGATCAAGCGGACGGATACCGAAGGCGCGGCCCCGGTGATGACCCTGACACGGGAAACCTTGGAAAAGGCCGGTGTCACCTCGATCGGTGAAGTGCTGCAGCAACTGACCACCGGTGGTAAAGCGCTGAACGGCAAGTTCAACTCATCGGGTAACTTCGGTTATCCGCCGGACAACGGCGGCATTGGCGCCGGCTCGGCACAAGTCGACTTGCGTCACCTCGGCTCCAAGCGCGTGCTGGTGCTGGTTGATGGCCAACGCTGGGTAAACGAATCATCAGGTTCCGGTGTTGCCGGCGCGGTTGACCTGAACACCATTCCAATGGCAATTGTCGAGCGTATCGAAGTGCTGGAAGACGGTGCTTCGTCAATTTACGGCTCTGACGCCATCGCTGGCGTTGTCAACGTCATCACCCGTAAAGACTTTGATGGCCTGGATATTCAAACCTACTACGGCCAATACGACAAAGGTGACGGCGAAACCGAAAAAGCGGAAATCACCATCGGTGGCGGTAACGACAAATTCCACGCCGTGTTCTCTGCTTCGTACAACAATCAGAAAGAAATCAGCTCCGGTGATCGGGCGATTTCCCGCACTACTTATGGTGCAGACAGCTCTCGTGGCTATCAAGGCTACTTCAACTTCTGCGACCCGAACATTGCCGATCCGGATCAACTGGGCTCATGTGCCGGTGATTACTTTGCGTTGGGCCTCGATCGTGGAACCGGAAACATTTCCTGGGACCCCAATGACCCGTTTGGCGGCTCGTATCATGATTTCGGCTCGGAAGGTTACGACTTCTTCAACTACGCGCCTTACAACCTTCTGCTGACCCCGAACAAACGCAAGAGTATCTTCACTTCGTTGACCTACGAACTATCGTCAACAACGCAGTGGTATATGAAGGCGTTGTATAACACTCGCGAATCCGCCAACCAGGCAGCGCCAGAGCCGATTAGTTTGGGTGTCAATGGTGATGGCCTTTCCAGCCAGATCGTCATTTCGGCACTGAACCCCTATAACCCGTTCGGCATCGATCTGGTCCCCGGCGTCAACTTCAACGATTTGCGTCGTCGTCCGCTTGAAGGTGGTCCGCGGGTGTTTGAACAGCACGTTGACACGTTCTATTTCAATACTGGTTTCAAAGGCTCGTTCGGCGACTACGACTGGGATTTGAATTACATCGCTTCGTCGAACCGGGCTGAGCAAGACTTTTTCAACAGCTTCAACTTGCGCAAAATTCAAATTGCGCTTGGGGATCCGGACGTCTGCTTGGCGACCACTGGCTGCGTACCACTGAATCTGTTTGGCGGTATGGGTGCGAACGGCCAGGGTACCATCACGCGCGATATGCTGAACTGGATTCAGATGGATACCAAGGACTCCAGCGAGCAGACATTGCATGCCGTCAGCGCCAACTTGAGTGGCAACTTGTTTGAAATGCCGGCTGGCGCAGTTGGCTTCGCGGCCGGGTTTGAGTACAGAAAAACTGGTGGTACGTTTAACCCGGACCAAGTTCGCGCGACCGGTGAATCAAACGACTCCATTGCCATTTACACCAGCGGTAGTTACGACGTCAAAGAAGTTTATGCCGAACTGCGTATCCCGATTACCGAAAACCTTGAGTTGAACCCGGCTATCCGTCGTTCGGACTACTCAACCTTTGGTTCGACCACCAACGGCAAAATATCCGCTAAATGGAACGTCATGGATGACCTGCTCATTCGTGCGTCCTACTCGGAAGGCTTCCGCGCCCCATTTATTGGCGAAATGTTTGGAACTGGCCAATTCGGCGCCACCGTCACCGATCCTTGCGACGGCGCCGTCGATGGCAGCGATGGCTTCAACAGCAATGCGCTGGAAATTGCCTGCGTTGCTGATGGCGTGCCGGACGGCTTTACCCAGATCGATCCGCAGATCACCACTACTACCGGCGGCAACCCGGATCTGGAGCCAGAAGAGTCGAAGAGTACAACCGCCGGCGCAGTGTATTCGCCAAACTGGGCACGTGACTTGAGCTGGGCCAACCGCATTGATTTCGAGCTGACTTACTACAAGCATGAAATCGACGGCGCTGTTCAAGGCCAGGATCCGCAGAACATCGTAGACCGCTGCATCAATGATGGCGTTTCCGCATACTGCGCAAACTACACCCGTAACATTACCGGCCAGATCAGCAATATCTCGGCATTGGCTGCCAACGTCGGCTCAGTCGAAACCAGCGGTTACGACTTCCGGATTGTCTGGGCGCTGAACACGGGCATTGGTGACTTCAAGGTGAACTGGGCGACGACTTATGTCGATGACTACACCGAACTGGATGAGAATGGTTCGCCTATTCCGCGCCAGGTTGGCATAGAAGTGTCCGACAGTGCCATTCCGGAAATTCAGTCAAATGTGCAAACCGACTGGACAATGGGTGACATGAACATTGGCTGGACCATTCGCTACATCGACTCGGTCAAGGAAGTTTGCGACTCGTCGACACCAGAGCAAGTGGGTTGCGTCAACAACAGCAACACGCTGGATGCCACGATGTATAACGACCTGCAGTTCGGTTTGGCGGATCTGTTCGCCGTCAAGGGTCTGCGCCTGAACGTCGGCATCAACAACGTGCTCGATGAAGATGCTCCGACCTGCTACAGCTGCACATTGAATGGCTATGACGCCGGCACCTACGATCTGCCGGGTCGGTTCTTCTATGTCCAACTGGCTTATCGCGAGTAA
- the glyA gene encoding serine hydroxymethyltransferase, with amino-acid sequence MLRNPATLAQYDAELWSAMEHERHRQEEHIELIASENYTSARVMAAQGSVLTNKYAEGYPGKRYYGGCEYVDVAEQLAIDRVKQLFGADYANVQPHSGSQANSAVYMALLNPGDTVLGMSLAHGGHLTHGSPVNFSGKLYKSVQYGLTAAGYIDYDHAEALALEHKPKMILGGFSAYSRVVDWKRLREIADKVGAYFMVDMAHVAGLVAAGEYPNPVPYADVVTSTTHKTLRGPRGGVILAKANPELEKKFQSAVFPGGQGGPLMHVIAGKAVAFKEALEPEFKTYQKQVVVNAKAMAKVFMDRGYDIVSGGTDNHLMLVSLIAKDLSGKDADAALGRANITVNKNSVPNDPRTPFVTSGIRVGTPAITTRGFKEAETVQLTGWICDILDDVTNEATIARVKAEVLKLTARFPVYGS; translated from the coding sequence ATGCTGCGCAACCCCGCTACCCTGGCCCAATACGACGCCGAACTCTGGTCGGCGATGGAACACGAACGCCATCGTCAGGAAGAGCACATCGAACTGATCGCCTCCGAGAACTACACCAGCGCCCGGGTCATGGCGGCGCAGGGCTCGGTGCTGACCAACAAGTACGCGGAAGGGTATCCGGGCAAGCGCTACTACGGCGGCTGCGAATACGTCGACGTGGCCGAGCAACTGGCCATCGACCGGGTCAAGCAGCTGTTTGGTGCCGATTACGCCAACGTCCAGCCCCACTCCGGCTCGCAGGCCAACTCGGCCGTGTACATGGCGCTGCTGAATCCGGGCGACACCGTGCTCGGCATGTCGCTGGCCCACGGCGGTCACCTGACCCACGGCTCGCCGGTCAACTTCTCCGGCAAGCTCTACAAGAGCGTGCAGTACGGCCTGACCGCAGCCGGTTACATCGATTACGACCACGCCGAAGCGCTGGCCCTCGAGCACAAGCCGAAGATGATCCTCGGCGGCTTCTCGGCCTATTCGCGGGTTGTTGATTGGAAGCGGCTGCGCGAGATTGCCGACAAAGTGGGCGCTTACTTTATGGTCGACATGGCGCACGTCGCGGGCCTCGTCGCCGCCGGTGAATACCCGAACCCGGTTCCGTATGCCGACGTGGTGACCTCGACCACCCACAAGACCCTGCGCGGTCCGCGCGGCGGCGTGATCCTCGCCAAGGCCAATCCGGAGCTCGAGAAGAAATTCCAGAGCGCGGTGTTCCCGGGCGGCCAGGGCGGCCCGCTGATGCATGTCATCGCCGGCAAGGCCGTGGCTTTCAAGGAGGCGCTGGAGCCGGAATTCAAGACCTACCAGAAACAGGTCGTCGTCAACGCCAAGGCCATGGCCAAGGTGTTCATGGACCGCGGTTACGACATCGTCTCCGGCGGCACCGACAACCACCTGATGCTGGTCAGCCTCATTGCCAAGGACCTGTCCGGCAAAGACGCCGACGCCGCCCTCGGCCGCGCCAACATCACCGTCAACAAGAACTCGGTGCCGAACGACCCGCGCACCCCGTTCGTCACCTCGGGCATCCGCGTCGGCACCCCGGCCATCACCACCCGCGGCTTCAAGGAAGCCGAGACCGTGCAACTGACCGGCTGGATCTGCGACATTTTGGATGACGTGACCAATGAGGCGACCATCGCCCGGGTCAAGGCCGAAGTGCTCAAACTGACCGCACGCTTCCCGGTTTACGGCAGCTAA
- the nrdR gene encoding transcriptional regulator NrdR produces the protein MHCPFCSADDTKVIDSRLVTDGTQVRRRRECTQCSERFTTFETAELVMPRIVKNDGSRQPFDENKLRAGMMRAVEKRPVSVEQIEEAIGHLMSKLRATGEREVQSKVLGELVMAELRKLDEVAFVRFASVYRRFQDVQEFRDEIAKLQKGD, from the coding sequence ATGCACTGCCCGTTCTGCTCCGCTGACGACACCAAAGTGATCGATTCCCGTCTGGTAACGGATGGCACGCAAGTAAGGCGCCGGCGCGAATGCACGCAATGCAGCGAACGCTTCACCACCTTCGAAACCGCCGAGCTGGTCATGCCGCGCATCGTCAAGAACGATGGCAGTCGGCAGCCGTTCGATGAAAACAAACTGCGCGCCGGCATGATGCGGGCGGTTGAAAAGCGCCCGGTTTCGGTCGAGCAAATCGAAGAGGCCATCGGCCACCTGATGTCCAAGCTGCGCGCCACCGGCGAACGCGAAGTGCAATCGAAAGTGCTCGGCGAGCTGGTCATGGCCGAACTGCGCAAACTCGATGAAGTGGCGTTTGTCCGCTTTGCCTCGGTCTATCGCCGGTTTCAGGATGTGCAGGAGTTTCGCGACGAGATTGCGAAGTTGCAGAAAGGCGATTGA
- the ribD gene encoding bifunctional diaminohydroxyphosphoribosylaminopyrimidine deaminase/5-amino-6-(5-phosphoribosylamino)uracil reductase RibD: MTFTADDALHMAHALRLAERGRYTTAPNPNVGCVLVRDGVVVGEGWHEVAGGPHAEINALKQAGDKARGATAYVTLEPCAHQGRTGPCAGALLVAGVSRVVAAMQDPNPNVAGKGFEILKSAGIAVEHGLMQAEAAALNPGFLKRMRAGKPWVTVKLGMSLDGRTALGNGESKWITGEAARRDVQFLRARHQAILTGIGTVLADDPQLTVRLTDADWPDYVNPSYWQPPLRVVLDSQGRLPPGRQISNSSAPTLVCLAGKKADKTAGKPADSAKQEPALPGMITALRCGDGERVDLPAVLAALAERQINAVLVEAGATLAGAFLAAGLVDELMLYVAPKLLGDSARPLLQLPVFTALPQCPQLKLVDVRQLGDDLRLTLRP; the protein is encoded by the coding sequence ATGACCTTTACCGCTGACGACGCTCTCCATATGGCCCACGCGCTCCGGCTTGCCGAGCGTGGCCGCTACACCACTGCACCGAATCCCAATGTCGGTTGCGTGTTGGTGCGCGATGGCGTCGTGGTCGGCGAGGGCTGGCATGAGGTGGCCGGTGGTCCGCATGCCGAGATCAACGCGCTCAAACAGGCCGGTGACAAGGCGCGTGGCGCGACGGCTTACGTGACGCTGGAGCCTTGCGCCCATCAGGGCCGGACTGGACCGTGCGCGGGGGCGTTGCTGGTCGCCGGCGTCAGCCGGGTAGTCGCGGCGATGCAGGACCCGAATCCGAACGTCGCCGGCAAAGGCTTCGAGATTCTGAAAAGCGCCGGCATCGCGGTCGAACATGGTCTGATGCAGGCTGAGGCCGCGGCGCTGAATCCCGGCTTTTTGAAGCGGATGCGCGCGGGTAAGCCGTGGGTCACGGTCAAGCTCGGCATGAGCCTCGATGGCCGCACCGCGCTCGGCAATGGCGAATCCAAATGGATTACCGGCGAGGCCGCCCGGCGCGATGTCCAGTTCTTGCGCGCCCGCCATCAGGCCATCCTGACCGGTATCGGCACCGTGCTCGCCGATGACCCGCAGCTGACGGTCCGGCTTACCGACGCCGATTGGCCGGACTACGTGAACCCTTCTTACTGGCAGCCGCCGCTGCGGGTCGTGCTCGATTCGCAAGGCCGCTTGCCGCCCGGCCGCCAGATCAGCAACAGCTCGGCGCCCACCTTGGTTTGCCTAGCCGGGAAAAAAGCGGACAAAACCGCTGGCAAACCCGCCGACAGCGCCAAGCAGGAACCGGCATTGCCCGGTATGATCACCGCCCTGCGCTGCGGCGATGGTGAGCGAGTCGATTTGCCTGCCGTGCTGGCTGCACTGGCCGAGCGGCAAATCAACGCCGTGCTGGTCGAGGCCGGCGCCACGCTGGCGGGCGCGTTCCTCGCCGCCGGACTGGTCGATGAGCTGATGCTTTATGTTGCGCCGAAACTGCTCGGCGACAGCGCCCGGCCACTGCTGCAACTGCCAGTGTTCACGGCCTTGCCGCAATGCCCGCAGTTGAAGCTGGTTGATGTTCGTCAGCTTGGCGACGATCTGCGACTGACACTGCGGCCTTAA
- a CDS encoding riboflavin synthase, with protein MFTGIIQSVGSIQRIEPRGGDVLLSIAVGKLDMSDVQLGDSIAVNGVCLTVVRFDKQSFDADVSVETLAVTSLKNWKAGTRVNLEKALTPTTRLGGHLVSGHVDGIGEIISRRNAARADQFTVRVPQSIKRYIAHKGSVCVDGISLTVNAVNDDCFELTLVPHTQAETNSGAWQAGTLVNIEVDVLARYLERLLQAGEAPAAVSSITESLLARSGFPGAR; from the coding sequence ATGTTCACCGGCATCATCCAATCCGTAGGCAGCATCCAGCGCATCGAGCCGCGTGGCGGTGATGTTTTGCTGTCGATTGCGGTGGGCAAACTCGACATGAGCGACGTCCAGCTCGGTGACAGCATCGCCGTCAACGGCGTCTGCCTGACGGTAGTCCGTTTTGACAAACAGTCTTTCGATGCCGATGTCTCGGTCGAAACCTTGGCCGTCACGTCATTGAAGAACTGGAAAGCCGGCACGCGGGTCAATCTGGAAAAAGCGCTGACGCCCACGACGCGGCTCGGCGGCCATTTGGTTTCCGGCCATGTCGATGGCATCGGCGAAATCATCAGCCGGCGCAATGCTGCCCGCGCCGATCAATTTACCGTGCGGGTGCCGCAGAGCATCAAGCGCTACATCGCACACAAGGGTTCGGTTTGCGTTGATGGCATCAGCCTGACCGTCAACGCGGTCAATGACGATTGTTTTGAACTGACTCTGGTGCCGCACACGCAGGCGGAAACCAATTCGGGTGCGTGGCAGGCCGGGACTCTGGTCAACATTGAAGTGGATGTGTTGGCCCGGTATCTCGAGCGCTTGCTGCAGGCCGGTGAGGCGCCGGCAGCAGTGAGCAGCATCACGGAAAGTTTGTTGGCGCGGTCCGGTTTTCCCGGTGCGCGCTGA
- the ribBA gene encoding bifunctional 3,4-dihydroxy-2-butanone-4-phosphate synthase/GTP cyclohydrolase II: MALSSVPELIADIRAGKMVILMDDEDRENEGDLVMAAECITPEAINFMAKYGRGLICLPMTRERCLTLGLGPMVQANGTRHGTAFTASIEAAVGVSTGISAADRARTVQAAVAKNAKAADIVQPGHIFPLMAQPGGVLTRNGHTEASVDLARLAGFEPAGVIVEILNEDGSMARRPDLETFAAEHGLKLGTIADLIEYRSLHEKTVQQLQNCRWPTAYGDFTLYTYQDTIDGQLHHALVYGKVDTGQPVLTRVHVADPLADVLRGQRASGAWPIDQTLQRVVKEGAGVVLVLAAQAGNDQQLLQLSRYAAEDRGETPARTERTGGSRRIGIGSQILSDLGVHQLRLMSKPVKYSLSGFKLEVVEFVEP, translated from the coding sequence ATGGCTCTGAGTTCGGTACCGGAACTGATCGCGGATATTCGCGCCGGCAAAATGGTCATCCTGATGGATGATGAAGATCGCGAGAACGAGGGTGACCTCGTGATGGCGGCCGAGTGCATCACGCCGGAAGCGATCAACTTTATGGCCAAATACGGTCGTGGTTTGATCTGCCTGCCGATGACCCGCGAGCGTTGCCTGACTTTGGGTCTCGGTCCGATGGTGCAGGCCAATGGCACTCGCCACGGCACCGCATTCACTGCCTCGATCGAAGCGGCGGTCGGTGTCTCAACCGGTATTTCAGCGGCGGACCGTGCCCGCACCGTGCAGGCCGCGGTAGCGAAAAATGCCAAGGCCGCCGACATCGTCCAGCCCGGCCATATTTTTCCGCTGATGGCCCAGCCCGGTGGAGTGTTGACCCGCAACGGCCACACTGAAGCCTCGGTTGATCTGGCCCGGCTTGCGGGATTTGAGCCGGCCGGCGTCATTGTCGAGATCCTGAACGAAGATGGCAGCATGGCGCGCCGGCCGGATCTGGAAACGTTCGCGGCCGAACACGGGCTCAAACTCGGCACCATTGCCGACCTCATCGAATACCGTTCGCTGCATGAGAAAACCGTGCAGCAATTGCAAAACTGCCGCTGGCCGACCGCCTACGGCGATTTCACCCTCTACACTTATCAGGACACCATCGACGGTCAGCTGCATCACGCGTTGGTGTATGGCAAGGTCGATACCGGTCAGCCGGTGCTGACTCGTGTTCACGTTGCTGATCCGCTGGCCGATGTGCTGCGTGGCCAGCGCGCCAGCGGTGCCTGGCCGATTGATCAGACTCTGCAACGTGTGGTCAAGGAGGGTGCAGGTGTGGTGTTGGTGCTGGCGGCGCAAGCCGGTAATGATCAGCAGTTGCTGCAGCTGTCGCGCTACGCGGCGGAAGATCGTGGCGAGACGCCAGCACGCACCGAGCGTACCGGCGGTTCGCGCCGCATCGGCATTGGCTCGCAGATTCTGAGTGATCTTGGCGTGCATCAGCTGCGGCTGATGAGCAAGCCGGTCAAGTATTCGCTGTCCGGCTTCAAGCTGGAAGTGGTGGAGTTTGTCGAGCCGTAA